One genomic region from Dehalobacter restrictus DSM 9455 encodes:
- a CDS encoding Asp23/Gls24 family envelope stress response protein, whose product MAKLMETKLGNVEISEDVIATISGAAAIECYGLVGMASRKISDGVSGLLKRENLSKGVSVTLQEEDLIIDLNIIVGYGIKISEVASNVMDRVRYTVETMTGLKVAEVNVNVQGVRFLE is encoded by the coding sequence ATGGCAAAGCTGATGGAAACAAAACTGGGAAATGTAGAAATATCAGAAGATGTTATAGCTACGATCTCAGGTGCGGCGGCAATCGAGTGCTATGGATTGGTGGGTATGGCTTCAAGAAAGATTTCGGACGGCGTTTCAGGTTTGCTTAAAAGGGAAAACTTATCCAAAGGGGTGAGCGTCACCCTTCAGGAAGAGGACTTGATCATAGACCTTAACATCATTGTGGGATACGGAATTAAAATATCGGAGGTTGCCTCCAATGTAATGGACCGGGTCCGTTACACTGTCGAGACAATGACAGGTCTAAAAGTGGCTGAAGTAAACGTAA